A part of Limihaloglobus sulfuriphilus genomic DNA contains:
- a CDS encoding LysM peptidoglycan-binding domain-containing protein: MSKAFKTGFLIAFIVLAAVFILVSINSEDEQSPSAGENTATAPPDEIPGVVLDERGSEPVRTAAIQTDALSKVRPQQKPESRPVAEPAETQTPPENEPAAEAEKPKPATISEIAASLGRVESSGLKEQPEEMPEPVEQTEVAAKPAEKQDDPEQKAEKTVKTTLPAKGQVIHVVESGENLSSISRAYYGTPNRWQEIQKANNIKDPSKLQIGQKLLIP; encoded by the coding sequence ATGAGCAAAGCATTCAAAACAGGTTTTTTAATAGCGTTTATTGTTCTTGCCGCTGTGTTTATATTGGTAAGCATCAATTCAGAGGATGAACAGTCTCCCTCTGCCGGTGAGAATACGGCAACTGCTCCGCCTGATGAAATCCCCGGTGTTGTCCTTGATGAGAGAGGCTCTGAGCCTGTCCGAACCGCCGCGATACAAACAGATGCGCTTTCGAAAGTTCGCCCTCAGCAAAAACCGGAGAGCCGGCCCGTTGCCGAGCCGGCAGAAACTCAAACGCCGCCGGAAAACGAGCCGGCCGCAGAGGCTGAAAAACCGAAACCAGCTACAATTTCTGAAATTGCCGCTTCTTTAGGCAGGGTTGAATCCAGCGGGCTAAAAGAGCAGCCAGAGGAGATGCCGGAACCTGTCGAGCAGACAGAAGTAGCCGCTAAACCGGCAGAGAAACAAGACGATCCAGAACAGAAGGCTGAAAAAACAGTCAAGACTACACTGCCCGCAAAGGGCCAGGTAATACATGTCGTTGAAAGCGGAGAAAATCTCAGCTCTATCTCAAGGGCATACTACGGAACGCCAAACCGCTGGCAGGAAATACAGAAAGCCAACAATATAAAAGATCCGTCAAAGCTGCAAATAGGCCAGAAGCTGTTGATTCCGTAA
- a CDS encoding ThuA domain-containing protein gives MADFCRTSNFQRMILKLAVPAVISLASAGLGQRVLIYTKNGEGYVHKNIPASVKCLEKICKANGWEYESSDDASVFTADNISRFSVLVFSNTNNESFDTEEQRKVFKDYINSGGGFVGIHSACGSERKWPWFWANLGGKFAWHPKNQPFDILVIDKNHPSTAHLDDVWKWQDECYLIDELNPRIRVLMAVDLKTIKTDAQRLKEYPGRVFGDTFPLAWCQEFDGGRQWYTALGHDIEHYKDENFIRHLTGGIRWVMEKDNIKTKNEKK, from the coding sequence ATGGCAGACTTTTGCAGAACATCAAACTTTCAGCGAATGATACTTAAACTTGCAGTTCCTGCCGTTATATCTCTTGCGAGTGCGGGTTTGGGGCAAAGGGTTTTGATCTACACAAAAAACGGCGAGGGATATGTACACAAGAACATACCGGCAAGCGTTAAGTGCCTGGAAAAGATTTGTAAGGCTAACGGCTGGGAATATGAAAGCAGCGATGATGCCTCGGTTTTTACCGCGGACAATATCAGCCGGTTCAGCGTTCTGGTATTCTCAAACACCAACAACGAGTCCTTCGATACCGAGGAGCAGAGAAAGGTTTTTAAGGATTACATCAACTCCGGCGGCGGTTTTGTAGGGATACACTCCGCCTGCGGTTCCGAGCGGAAATGGCCCTGGTTCTGGGCAAATCTGGGCGGCAAATTCGCCTGGCACCCGAAAAATCAGCCGTTTGATATCCTTGTAATAGACAAGAATCATCCCTCGACGGCTCATCTTGATGATGTCTGGAAATGGCAGGACGAGTGCTACCTGATTGATGAGCTGAATCCGCGTATCAGGGTTCTGATGGCAGTGGATCTCAAAACGATAAAGACAGATGCCCAAAGGCTAAAAGAATATCCGGGGCGTGTATTTGGTGATACATTTCCTCTGGCATGGTGCCAGGAATTCGATGGCGGCCGTCAGTGGTACACCGCACTTGGCCATGACATTGAGCATTATAAGGACGAGAATTTTATCAGGCATCTCACCGGCGGAATACGCTGGGTAATGGAAAAAGACAACATCAAAACAAAAAATGAGAAGAAATGA
- a CDS encoding saccharopine dehydrogenase family protein, which produces MSNVLIIGAGGVGNVVAHKCGQLPDIFSNITLASRTSSKCEKIAADVKAATGTKITPAGVDADNVHEMVSLIKSVKPELVINVALPYQDLPIMDACLETGVNYLDTANYEPIDEAKFEYSWQWAYRDKYKNAGIMALLGSGFDPGVTNVFCAYALKHHLDEIHYVDIVDCNAGDHGHPFATNFNPEINIREITQKGKYWENGEWKEIEPMSVSQDFDFPEVGVRKAYLLYHEEEESLVKHITGLKRIRFWMTFGEAYINHLTVLQNVGMTSIEPVEFEGKHIVPLQFLKAVLPDPGSLGTNYKGKTCIGCIMEGVKDGEKRKMMIYNVCDHAQCYKEVKAQAVSYTTGVPAMIGAKMILTDKWNRPGVYNMEEFDPDPFMDDLNKYGLPWKEINL; this is translated from the coding sequence ATGTCGAACGTACTTATAATCGGAGCCGGCGGAGTCGGCAATGTTGTAGCGCATAAATGCGGCCAGCTGCCGGATATATTCAGTAACATCACCCTTGCAAGCCGTACTTCTTCAAAATGTGAAAAGATCGCCGCCGATGTAAAAGCGGCAACGGGCACAAAGATAACCCCAGCCGGCGTCGATGCCGACAATGTGCACGAAATGGTGAGCCTGATAAAAAGCGTAAAACCCGAGCTGGTTATCAACGTGGCACTGCCCTATCAGGATTTGCCCATCATGGACGCATGTCTGGAAACCGGCGTAAACTACCTCGACACTGCCAATTACGAGCCGATAGACGAGGCAAAATTCGAGTACAGCTGGCAGTGGGCATACAGGGATAAATACAAAAATGCCGGTATCATGGCACTGCTGGGCAGCGGATTTGACCCGGGCGTTACGAATGTATTCTGCGCTTACGCCCTCAAGCACCATTTAGACGAGATTCATTACGTCGATATCGTGGACTGCAACGCCGGCGACCACGGTCACCCGTTCGCTACAAACTTCAATCCTGAAATCAATATCCGCGAGATAACCCAGAAAGGCAAATACTGGGAAAACGGCGAGTGGAAAGAGATCGAGCCGATGAGTGTATCACAGGACTTCGATTTCCCCGAGGTAGGCGTGCGCAAGGCGTACCTGCTCTACCACGAGGAGGAAGAATCACTGGTCAAGCACATCACCGGCCTGAAGAGAATCCGTTTCTGGATGACCTTCGGCGAGGCGTACATAAACCATCTAACCGTCCTGCAGAACGTGGGTATGACCAGCATTGAGCCGGTTGAGTTCGAGGGTAAGCATATCGTGCCGCTTCAGTTTCTAAAAGCGGTTCTGCCGGATCCGGGCAGCCTGGGCACGAATTACAAGGGCAAGACCTGCATCGGCTGCATTATGGAAGGCGTCAAAGACGGCGAGAAACGCAAAATGATGATATACAACGTCTGCGACCACGCACAATGCTACAAAGAGGTCAAGGCGCAGGCGGTTTCCTACACCACCGGCGTGCCGGCGATGATCGGGGCAAAGATGATTCTTACCGATAAATGGAACCGCCCCGGCGTGTACAATATGGAAGAGTTCGACCCTGACCCGTTCATGGACGATTTGAACAAATACGGCCTGCCGTGGAAAGAGATCAATCTATGA
- a CDS encoding Txe/YoeB family addiction module toxin — MVGWKVVFTSRARKDSRKLSSSGFRSNAEKLLDILEHDPFQSPPPYEKLVGNLTGCYSRRINIQHRLVYSINEEERVVKILRMWSHYE; from the coding sequence ATGGTAGGATGGAAAGTTGTTTTTACCTCCAGGGCACGAAAGGATTCCAGAAAACTTTCATCATCGGGCTTTCGTTCCAACGCGGAGAAACTCCTTGATATCCTGGAACACGACCCATTTCAATCCCCACCTCCGTATGAGAAACTCGTGGGCAATCTCACCGGCTGTTATTCGCGCAGGATAAATATCCAGCACAGATTGGTTTACAGTATCAACGAAGAAGAAAGGGTGGTCAAAATACTTCGAATGTGGTCACATTATGAATGA
- a CDS encoding PmoA family protein: MFSVFFVPVSISGPNAEKTVKVSKNDTAITLSCGGSKILSYHHAVHPVPEGVDPSYRRSGFIHPLYSPSGKVLTRIQPPDHYHHYGSWAPWTKTHIDGREVDFWNLGKKQGTVRFAELISKEAGGFTVHQEHVEFTDSGGERVVIDEILRIHASAAEIDGIPAWIVDVSGTLKNILDAAIIMDKYRYGGGIAIRAAKEWKAPGSNILSSEGKDRDNGRASRARWCEVFGTFDDGTRSGILFMSHPDNREHPEPIYMWDSKANGGRGDMFFQFCPIHLNPWQLNPGAEYKLRYRMVIYDGKLNTERMEILWQTFAEHQTFSE, translated from the coding sequence TTGTTTTCGGTATTTTTTGTACCGGTTTCAATTTCGGGGCCAAACGCGGAAAAAACCGTTAAAGTAAGTAAAAATGATACCGCCATAACACTTTCCTGCGGCGGCAGCAAAATACTCAGCTATCACCACGCGGTGCATCCCGTTCCGGAAGGCGTTGATCCCTCATACCGCCGAAGCGGATTTATACATCCTTTATACTCACCCTCCGGCAAGGTTCTTACCAGAATCCAGCCGCCTGACCATTATCACCATTACGGTAGCTGGGCTCCCTGGACTAAAACGCATATAGATGGCAGAGAGGTAGATTTCTGGAACCTCGGCAAAAAGCAGGGAACAGTCCGCTTTGCGGAATTGATCTCAAAAGAAGCCGGCGGTTTCACCGTTCATCAGGAGCATGTTGAGTTTACAGACTCCGGCGGCGAGCGGGTGGTAATTGATGAAATTCTAAGAATACACGCATCTGCCGCGGAGATTGACGGGATACCCGCCTGGATAGTTGATGTGTCCGGCACATTGAAGAACATACTTGATGCGGCGATAATTATGGATAAATACCGCTATGGCGGGGGTATAGCAATCCGCGCCGCCAAAGAATGGAAAGCTCCCGGCAGCAACATTCTCTCAAGTGAAGGCAAAGACAGAGACAACGGCCGTGCAAGCCGTGCGCGATGGTGCGAGGTTTTCGGCACATTTGATGACGGCACACGAAGCGGAATACTTTTTATGAGCCATCCGGATAACCGTGAGCACCCCGAGCCGATATACATGTGGGACAGCAAGGCCAACGGCGGCAGGGGTGATATGTTTTTCCAGTTTTGTCCGATTCATCTCAATCCGTGGCAGCTAAATCCGGGCGCAGAGTATAAACTGCGGTACCGAATGGTTATATATGATGGAAAATTAAACACAGAAAGGATGGAAATTCTATGGCAGACTTTTGCAGAACATCAAACTTTCAGCGAATGA
- a CDS encoding glutamate-5-semialdehyde dehydrogenase, with protein MNMKELAQRAKKASIALAAQSGEKKNLALEYIAQMLDSRKADIIEANSIDLQNAQKNDLEKPLLKRLKFDEAKIKGVCDGIKSLISLEEPVGVTQKATELDNGLELYRVTCPIGVIGIIFESRPDALVQISTLCLKSGNSVLLKGGSEAANTNRILADIIAEAADKAGMPDGWIGLMETRDDVAAMLKLEDCIDLIVPRGSNEFVRYIMQNTSIPVLGHADGICHVYIDSEADIDMAVNIAVDSKCQYAAVCNAAETLLVHAAVAADFLPKFKERMDANDAVIKGCEKTRGIISAEPAAEIDWKTEYLDNIISVKIVDSLTEAIEHINTYGSGHTEAIVTKNRDTASQFMALADSGNVFWNASTRFSDGFRYGLGAEVGISTNKIHARGPVGLEGLLIYKWKLIGSGQTVAEYAGGNKSFTHKNLEKNCDI; from the coding sequence ATGAACATGAAGGAACTTGCACAACGGGCAAAAAAGGCATCTATCGCTTTGGCTGCTCAGAGCGGAGAAAAGAAAAATCTGGCTTTGGAATACATCGCCCAGATGCTCGATAGCCGTAAGGCTGACATTATAGAAGCAAACAGTATTGACCTGCAAAACGCTCAGAAAAATGATCTGGAGAAGCCCCTGCTTAAACGGCTTAAGTTTGATGAGGCGAAAATAAAAGGCGTTTGCGACGGGATAAAAAGCCTTATATCTCTTGAGGAGCCTGTCGGCGTTACCCAGAAAGCTACTGAGCTGGACAATGGGCTTGAGCTGTACAGAGTTACATGCCCTATCGGGGTTATCGGCATCATCTTTGAATCCCGTCCTGATGCGCTGGTACAGATATCTACGCTGTGCCTCAAAAGCGGCAACTCCGTCCTGCTCAAGGGCGGCAGTGAAGCGGCGAATACAAACCGTATCCTGGCCGATATTATCGCAGAAGCCGCCGACAAAGCGGGTATGCCCGATGGCTGGATCGGCCTTATGGAAACACGTGATGATGTCGCGGCAATGCTCAAGCTGGAAGACTGCATTGATCTTATAGTTCCCCGCGGCTCAAACGAGTTTGTACGCTACATTATGCAGAATACCAGTATTCCGGTACTTGGCCACGCCGACGGGATATGCCATGTTTACATCGACAGCGAGGCGGATATTGATATGGCTGTTAATATAGCTGTAGATTCCAAGTGCCAGTACGCGGCAGTATGCAACGCGGCGGAGACGCTGCTGGTTCATGCGGCCGTCGCGGCGGATTTTCTGCCGAAATTCAAAGAGCGTATGGACGCTAATGACGCGGTGATAAAGGGTTGCGAAAAGACTCGCGGCATAATCAGTGCGGAGCCGGCGGCGGAGATTGACTGGAAAACCGAATATCTCGACAACATTATTTCTGTGAAGATAGTCGATTCCCTTACAGAGGCGATCGAGCATATAAATACATACGGCTCCGGCCATACAGAGGCAATTGTTACTAAAAACCGTGACACCGCATCGCAATTCATGGCACTTGCAGACTCGGGTAATGTTTTCTGGAACGCAAGTACGCGTTTCAGCGACGGATTCCGCTACGGCCTTGGCGCGGAGGTCGGCATCAGTACAAACAAGATACACGCCCGCGGCCCGGTAGGTCTGGAAGGGCTGTTGATTTACAAGTGGAAATTGATCGGCTCGGGCCAGACTGTGGCTGAGTACGCAGGCGGAAACAAAAGTTTTACACATAAGAATTTAGAAAAGAATTGCGATATCTGA
- a CDS encoding Gfo/Idh/MocA family protein, giving the protein MRRRVFMKNTATAAAAAFGVPFIVNSNALGRYRPNDKINIAQLGWGRIAMSHDAPETIKHDMCRFTAVADPDINRARDGKKWIENYYAKKTGKEKYVDVKVYQDYREMLMDPSIDAVVISTPDHWHAQPAMEAALKNMDVYLQKPFSLTIKEGRQVSDVINKTGCILQVGSQQRSISPWPQFKKAAELVRNGVLGKLIHVDVGLGTDPGCGEEPEMPVPANLNYDLWLGSTEDVYYTEKRVHPQNNYSRPGWLRCRQFGAGMITGWGAHHIDNAHWGMGTEFTGPVELEGWGEFPDSGLWDVHGEFEVNTKYADGVTMNISSKHPNGVKFIGEKGWIAVNRGGVKVTSSDPDTRGDKVETPAIYASDPSLLDVKLGPNALKLYESPEQHLDWLNCIRSRRTPVAPAEVAHRSCSACLLAHIAMQIPNTTLKWDPVKEEFIGNDKANSMLRRTQRKGYGTESVIS; this is encoded by the coding sequence ATGAGACGAAGAGTTTTTATGAAAAATACCGCGACAGCCGCCGCTGCCGCATTCGGCGTTCCTTTTATAGTAAATTCAAACGCATTGGGCAGGTACAGGCCAAATGACAAAATCAATATTGCTCAGCTTGGCTGGGGCCGTATCGCCATGAGCCACGATGCGCCTGAGACCATCAAGCATGATATGTGCCGTTTTACCGCCGTTGCCGACCCTGATATCAATCGGGCAAGAGACGGCAAAAAGTGGATAGAAAATTACTACGCAAAGAAAACCGGTAAAGAAAAATATGTAGATGTGAAAGTTTACCAGGATTACCGTGAAATGCTGATGGATCCCAGTATCGATGCAGTCGTAATATCCACACCTGACCACTGGCATGCACAGCCTGCGATGGAGGCGGCTTTAAAAAATATGGATGTATATCTACAGAAGCCTTTTAGTCTTACGATCAAAGAGGGCCGGCAGGTGAGTGATGTGATCAACAAGACCGGCTGTATTCTGCAGGTCGGCAGCCAGCAGCGTTCAATTTCACCCTGGCCGCAGTTTAAAAAGGCCGCTGAGCTTGTAAGAAACGGTGTTCTGGGCAAACTGATACATGTTGATGTCGGCCTTGGCACTGACCCTGGCTGCGGGGAAGAGCCCGAGATGCCGGTTCCTGCGAATCTCAACTACGACCTATGGCTCGGCTCGACCGAGGATGTTTACTACACAGAAAAACGTGTTCACCCACAAAACAACTACAGCCGTCCCGGCTGGCTGCGGTGCAGGCAGTTCGGCGCGGGCATGATCACCGGCTGGGGAGCTCACCACATCGATAACGCCCACTGGGGAATGGGCACGGAGTTTACCGGACCCGTTGAGTTAGAGGGCTGGGGCGAATTCCCCGATTCAGGTCTCTGGGACGTTCACGGCGAGTTTGAGGTGAATACGAAGTATGCCGACGGTGTTACGATGAACATCAGCAGCAAGCATCCAAACGGCGTTAAATTTATCGGCGAAAAAGGCTGGATAGCAGTCAACAGGGGAGGCGTTAAGGTAACCAGCAGCGATCCTGATACCAGGGGTGACAAGGTTGAGACGCCCGCAATCTATGCCAGTGACCCGTCTCTGCTGGATGTCAAGCTCGGGCCAAACGCCTTAAAGCTCTATGAAAGCCCCGAACAGCACCTTGACTGGCTCAACTGTATCCGGAGCCGCCGCACGCCTGTCGCGCCGGCAGAGGTTGCTCACCGTTCATGCTCGGCGTGTCTGCTGGCGCACATCGCAATGCAGATACCGAATACGACATTGAAATGGGATCCTGTCAAAGAAGAGTTCATCGGCAATGATAAGGCAAATTCAATGCTTCGAAGAACTCAAAGAAAAGGATACGGCACGGAGAGTGTAATTAGTTAA
- a CDS encoding cupin domain-containing protein: protein MIDYSDDSVVSKTILDKTIGNLTLFAFDAGQRLSEHTSPYDAVVQVVDGKGRFNIDGKAVEASAGELLIMPSNIPHSVDADERFKMLLIMIRE from the coding sequence ATGATCGATTATTCTGATGATTCGGTCGTTAGTAAAACCATACTGGATAAGACTATAGGTAATTTAACGCTGTTTGCCTTCGATGCCGGCCAGCGTTTGAGCGAGCACACATCGCCTTATGATGCCGTAGTGCAGGTAGTCGATGGAAAGGGCCGCTTCAACATTGACGGCAAAGCGGTTGAGGCCTCTGCCGGCGAGCTTCTTATAATGCCTTCAAATATTCCGCATTCTGTTGACGCGGACGAGCGTTTTAAGATGCTGCTGATTATGATAAGGGAATAA
- a CDS encoding putative oxidoreductase C-terminal domain-containing protein: MSVNFSGCQKSAFTGDDAKLKLITLDPGHFHAALVQKQMYRQISPNVSLYAPEGPDIEDHLGRIEGFNTRSDNPTSWVSSIYTGDDFLDRMLMDEPGSIVVLAGNNSAKTDYIYAAIKAGMNVLADKPMVIFPEKFDLLVKSFEKAGKNDVLLYDIMTERHEVTTILQKELSQVEGVFGTLKAGTPENPAVTKESVHHFFKYVSGNPIKRPGWFFDPAQRGEALTDVSTHLVDLIQWECYPEQIIDYKNDIEMHDARRWTTQITPGQFSRVTGLSSYPEYLAPYVDGGSLNVFSNGEMVYRIKDTWAKVSVLWEFQAPEGTGDTHYSIMQGTKSNLIIRQGPEENYKPTLYVESGGGENIEKQLRNAVAGNGRLQKMYPGLEIEKAGEKIWKVVIPDKYRVGHEAHFIQVTEKYLGYLKDGKLPAWEIPNMLAKYYTTTEALKKAGGSR, from the coding sequence ATGAGTGTAAATTTTTCAGGATGTCAAAAATCGGCATTTACCGGCGATGATGCAAAATTAAAACTTATAACTCTCGATCCGGGGCATTTTCATGCGGCTCTGGTTCAAAAGCAGATGTACAGGCAGATTTCACCGAATGTAAGCCTGTATGCTCCTGAAGGGCCTGATATCGAGGATCATCTTGGACGCATTGAGGGTTTTAATACCCGCAGCGATAACCCGACCTCATGGGTTTCCAGCATTTACACGGGCGATGACTTTCTTGATAGGATGCTCATGGATGAACCAGGCAGCATTGTTGTTCTTGCCGGCAATAACTCTGCGAAAACCGATTATATCTATGCCGCAATCAAGGCTGGAATGAACGTGCTGGCGGATAAGCCGATGGTGATTTTTCCGGAGAAGTTTGATCTGCTCGTGAAGAGCTTCGAGAAAGCCGGTAAAAACGATGTTCTGCTCTATGACATCATGACCGAACGTCACGAGGTAACAACGATACTGCAGAAAGAGCTCTCGCAGGTTGAGGGTGTATTCGGCACGCTAAAGGCCGGCACACCCGAAAATCCCGCCGTCACCAAGGAAAGTGTGCACCACTTCTTTAAGTATGTATCCGGAAACCCGATAAAACGCCCTGGCTGGTTCTTTGATCCGGCTCAGCGGGGCGAAGCTCTCACAGACGTTTCGACGCATCTGGTTGACCTGATACAGTGGGAGTGTTATCCCGAACAGATAATCGACTACAAAAATGATATCGAGATGCACGACGCCAGACGGTGGACGACGCAGATAACCCCCGGGCAGTTCTCCAGGGTTACCGGCCTGAGCAGCTATCCGGAGTATCTGGCACCGTATGTGGACGGCGGCAGTCTCAATGTATTCTCAAACGGTGAAATGGTTTACCGGATAAAAGACACCTGGGCGAAAGTATCGGTTCTGTGGGAGTTTCAGGCACCCGAGGGAACGGGCGATACGCATTATTCAATCATGCAGGGCACGAAATCAAATCTTATAATCCGGCAGGGCCCGGAAGAAAACTATAAACCCACTCTTTATGTTGAGTCGGGGGGCGGGGAAAACATCGAAAAGCAGCTTCGGAATGCCGTTGCCGGCAATGGCAGGCTCCAGAAGATGTATCCGGGCCTGGAGATAGAAAAGGCGGGCGAGAAAATCTGGAAAGTTGTAATTCCGGATAAGTACCGCGTAGGCCATGAGGCTCACTTTATACAGGTAACAGAAAAGTATCTGGGCTACCTCAAAGACGGCAAACTCCCCGCGTGGGAGATTCCGAATATGCTGGCGAAGTACTACACAACCACCGAGGCACTGAAGAAAGCCGGCGGGTCAAGGTAA
- a CDS encoding type II toxin-antitoxin system Phd/YefM family antitoxin, producing the protein MTSITVTNARKELYNLLDQLQQSHEPVHITSKRGGGVLISEQDWSAIQETLYLQSIPGMTESIIEGMNTPIEECSEDPGW; encoded by the coding sequence ATGACATCTATAACTGTAACAAACGCTCGTAAAGAACTATATAATCTTCTTGATCAGCTGCAGCAATCGCATGAACCCGTACATATTACCAGTAAACGGGGAGGCGGAGTTTTAATCTCCGAGCAGGATTGGTCGGCGATACAGGAAACTCTCTACCTCCAGTCGATCCCGGGGATGACAGAGAGCATTATCGAGGGCATGAACACGCCCATAGAAGAGTGCTCCGAGGATCCGGGATGGTAG
- the nspC gene encoding carboxynorspermidine decarboxylase, whose protein sequence is MTELPRELRTPCYVIDRALLRNNLETLKSVQDMTGCKILLAQKAFAMWSVSDLIREYLWGTSASSLNEARLGREEFGGELHFCAPGIREDEFDELLQLCDHIVFNSFSQWKRCKDRIEDNERNISCGLRINPNHSEVKTAIYDPCAAGSRMGILPEFFESETLEGISGFHFHNLCELNSDALQRTLAAVEDNFFDYLPEIEWINFGGGHHITRPDYDIDLLCDLISDFSRRYDVQIYLEPGEAVALNTGVLIASVLDIVHNDLDIAVLDTSAATHMPDVLEMPYRPEIRGAGKPGENPYTYRLAGPSCLAGDVIGDYSFKQPLQPGSRLVFGDMAHYTMVKNNTFNGINLPDIVIRNEDGSFKLQRRFGYEDFKNRLS, encoded by the coding sequence ATGACCGAACTGCCCAGGGAACTTCGAACACCTTGCTATGTAATTGACAGGGCCTTGCTGAGAAACAATCTCGAGACACTTAAATCCGTTCAGGATATGACCGGTTGCAAGATTCTGCTGGCACAAAAGGCGTTTGCCATGTGGTCAGTCTCAGATCTTATCAGAGAATATCTCTGGGGAACGTCGGCAAGCTCGCTCAACGAGGCAAGACTTGGACGCGAAGAATTCGGCGGGGAGCTGCATTTCTGCGCACCGGGGATCAGAGAGGATGAATTTGATGAACTGCTCCAGCTCTGCGACCATATAGTATTCAACTCGTTTTCACAATGGAAACGCTGCAAAGACAGAATAGAGGACAACGAGCGTAATATCAGCTGCGGCCTGCGGATAAACCCAAATCATTCAGAGGTGAAGACGGCTATTTACGACCCGTGCGCCGCCGGCTCACGTATGGGGATACTGCCGGAATTTTTCGAAAGTGAAACCCTTGAGGGTATAAGCGGCTTTCATTTTCACAACCTGTGCGAATTGAACAGCGACGCCCTGCAAAGGACACTGGCAGCGGTGGAGGATAATTTTTTTGACTATCTGCCTGAAATCGAATGGATCAACTTCGGCGGCGGCCACCACATAACCAGGCCGGACTACGACATTGACCTGCTTTGCGACCTGATAAGTGATTTTTCGCGAAGATACGATGTGCAGATATATCTTGAGCCGGGAGAGGCTGTGGCACTGAATACCGGCGTACTCATCGCGTCGGTACTGGACATAGTGCATAACGACTTAGACATCGCCGTTCTTGACACTTCCGCCGCGACCCATATGCCCGATGTGCTTGAAATGCCCTACCGGCCGGAAATCCGCGGCGCAGGGAAACCCGGTGAAAACCCATATACATACCGCCTGGCAGGCCCCTCATGCCTTGCCGGCGACGTAATAGGCGATTACAGTTTTAAACAGCCCCTTCAGCCCGGCAGCCGCCTTGTTTTCGGCGATATGGCGCATTACACCATGGTCAAGAACAACACGTTTAACGGCATCAACCTGCCCGATATAGTGATACGCAATGAAGACGGCAGTTTCAAACTCCAGCGCCGGTTCGGCTATGAAGACTTCAAAAACCGCCTGTCCTGA